The Verrucomicrobiota bacterium region TTGCGTTCCGCTCAATCGATTCGCCAGCTCAGGGGAATCAAAAGTCAATCAAACTAATTTTTATTAAGGAATAAACCCTATGCGTTTGCATACTATAAAACCTCGTCCTGGTTCAAAACATCGCACAAAGAGACTTGGTTGTGGAGAGTCCAGTGGTCATGGTAAGACCAGTGGTAAAGGTCATAAAGGTCAAAAAGCCCGCTCTGGTGGAAGTATCCGTTTGGGGTTTGAAGGTGGCCAGATGCCCCTTATCCGGCGTATACCAAAACGTGGTTTTAATAATGCGGCATTCCGATTGATTTATGCCCCGATCAATGTGAGTTCACTAGAAAAGTTTGATGCAGGTACTGTTGTGGATCTTGCAGTCATGATATCAAAGGGGTTAGCCGCCGGACAATTTGATGGGATTAAAATCCTTGGTAATGGTGAACTTACTAAAAAGCTCATTGTCAAAGCACACAAATTTTCGGCGAGTGCCAAGGAAAAAATCGAGAAAGCCGGAGGCAGCATTGAGATTATCAGTGGCCGGGAAATAAAACCTGAGGCTTAGTCCCGGATTCTTATAACTATGCTTTCAGCCTTTATTAATTCATTCAAAATTCCTGAGCTACGCCAGAGGATATTTTTTACCTTAGGGGTAATCGCTCTGGTTCGTTTTGGAGCAGCGATTCCTGCTCCTGGGGTGGATGCTTCTATTTTAGCCCACTATTTTGAACAGGTTAATAACCAGACATCGAGCAGTGTCGTCGCTTTATTTAATATATTCAGTGGTGGCGCACTTGAGGCCTGTGCGGTATTTTCATTGGGGATAATGCCTTACATTAGTGCATCGATTATTATACAGCTTTTGACAGCTGTTTATCCGCGCTTAGCAAAAACTGCCAGAGAAGAAGGCGGACGTGCAAAAATAACACAATACACGCGTTATTTAACATTAATTCTTTGTCTTTTTCAGGGAACATTACTCGCACATGGCTTTGCAAACCCAAAATCAAATCCCTTTTTACCTGGCATTGATGCAACCATACAACAATATGGGCCTCTCGTAGCTAACCCCGACTTTTTCTTTTATTTCAGCTGTATCATGACACTTACGGCAGGTACGATGTTGCTGATGTGGTTTGGAGAACAAATCACTGATAAGGGAATTGGACAGGGTATTTCCGTCATTATTACTATCGGTATTTTGGCACGTTTACCTGCGGCAATTACACAATCCTATCATTTCTTTTCTGATAAATTTAATCCCGTCATTATTGCTATTCTCTTATTATTTCTGTTTGGAGTGATCGCTGGTATCGTGGCTGTTACTTCTGCAGAGAGGAAAATACCTGTGCAATTTGCAAAACGTATGGTGGGAAGAAAGTTGTATGGCGGCCAAACGACTTTTATGCCGCTGAAAGTGAATTATGCAGGGGTGATGCCGATTATCTTTGCACAGGCTATTCTGATGTTTCCTCAGACATTCCTGATGATTCCGGGACTTCAAAAGCTGCCCGGTTTCCAAGAGTTAATGGGAATGTTAAATCCCGGAACCGTTCTGCATGTCCTGCTATATGGTATCATGATTTTCTTCTTTTCCTATTTTTGGGTTTCGACACAATTTAACCCCACACAAATCGCGGATGATTTGAAAAAGAATAGCGGATATATTCCCGGAGTTCGTCCAGGTAAACCGACGGCTGACTTCCTTGACTTTACCATGACCAGATTAACTCTTGCTGGCGCAGCCTTTTTGACCATTATTGCCATTCTTCCTGAGATGGTGAATTATAATCTGAAAGTATCATTTTTAGTGGCTCAATTTTTTGGAGGCACCAGTCTTTTGATTTGTGTCGGTGTTGTATTGGATACGATGAGACAGGTCGAGACATTCCTGCTTCAACGCCATTATGACGGTTTTTTGAAAAAAGGAAGACTCCGGAGCCGCCAGTCGTAAGACGTGGATCCGAGATGTTTTATTAAAAGGTTTTTGATAATGATTCCGATCAAGAATGAGCGAGAAGTTCAATTCATGAAGGACTCATGCAAGACAGCGGCACTGATCCGAGATCGACTTGCACAGGAAGTGAGGCCTGGAGTGAGTACACGTGAGCTTGACGATCTGGCTCGTGAGTTGATTGCCAAAGCTGGAGGTAAAAGCCCATTTTACGGTTATGGAACTAGAAAAAAATTTCCAGGTCACATCTGTGTTTCTGTAAATGAAGAGGTCGTACATGGTATCGGTTCGGACAGACGTTTGCAGCTTGGGGATATTGTGAAGTTGGATGTTGGAATAATCCTCAATGGATGGATAGGTGATACAGCGATAACAGTCCCGGTTGGTATGGTGACATCAGAGGTTAATCACCTGATGCATGTGACTTTGCAATCCCTTTATATTGGGATTGACCAAGCGAGGGCGGGTAATCATGTCCACGATATAGGAGCAGCGGTTGATCGTTACGTTTCGGAAAATAAATGTGCGGTTGTCAGAGAATTTGTTGGACATGGTGTAGGAAAAAGGTTGCATGAGGAGCCTCAAGTTCCAAATTTTGGCAAACCAAAGACGGGAGCCCGCCTAAAGCCTGGTATGACATTAGCGATTGAGCCGATGGTTAACCTAGGGACGAGTGAGGTAAAAATCCTCTCGGATGGATGGACAGTAGTAACGGCAGACAAAAAAGCGTCTGCACATTTTGAACATACGGTTCTGATTACAGACGGCGAACCTGAGATTTTGACATGGACCGAAAGAATGGCATTGAAATAGCTGGGCGTGTATTGGATGTAATGAATGAACGCTTGGCGGAAATTGAATTTCCTAATCAACATAAGTTGGTCGGTTTTATCGAACCACCTGATATGGAAAAGTTTAAAAATAGGCTTGTGCAAGGAGCTCAAGTTATTGTAATATGTTCCTCTTTCGACTTTTCGAAAGGACGAATAATAAAAATCGAATGATAGAAAAACAGCTATTATGAAAGTAAGACCATCAGTGAAAAGACTTTGTGAACATTGCAAAATTGTTCGGAGAAAGAACGTTGTCCGAGTGATTTGCAAAAACCCAAGACATAAACAGCGCCAAGGTTAATTTGAGGTAAATATGCCACGTATTTTAGGTATTGATATTCCGAACGAAAAGCGAATTGAAATTTCGCTCACATACATTTATGGAATCGGCTTAAGCCGATCCCAAATGATTCTAGAGGAGGCTGGAATTGATTCCAACATCCGCGCCAAAGACCTCAGCGATGAGCAAATTGGTAAAGTCATCAACGCGATCAAAAAGAATAATTTTATCGTGGAAGGTGATCTACGCCGTGAGCTCCAGCAAAACCTCAAGCGCCTCCAAGCGATCAATTGTTACCGTGGTATCCGTCATAAAAGAGGGTTACCGGTACGTGGTCAACGGACTAAATCAAACGCACGTTCCCGGAAGGGACCACGTAAGACAGTTGGTGTCCAAAGGAATCCGAACGCAAAGGCGGGCAAGGTATAATCTTTGAAGAATAATAAGGCAAACTATGGCAGACGAAAAGAAAACTAAAGAAGCAGGCAAACCGACTGAAAAAGTCGCTTCCATGGAGTTATTAGAAAATTTAAGCCTAGATCCTAATGCTCCGGTAGAAAAACCAAAGATTATCAGGGTCAAAGGTGCTAAGAATATCTCCACTGGTGTGGCGCACATCTTGGCTACTTTTAACAATACAATTGTCAGCTTTACAGACGTGTCGGGAAATATCCTTTCATGGAGTAGTGCTGGAAAATGTGGATTTAAAGGTTCACGTAAGAGCACGGCTTATGCAGCTCAGGTTGTGGCACAAGAGGCTTCAAAAGGTGCTATGTCCCATGGATTAAAGGAATGTGAAGTATGGGTGAAAGGGCCGGGATCGGGCCGTGAGTCGGCAATCCGTGCGCTGCAAGCCATTGGTTTGGAAATTACAATTATCCGGGATGTGACCCCTGTACCACACAATGGTTGCCGTCCACGCAAGAAACGTCGTGTATAATTTTTTGAGGAGATATTAATATTATGGGTCGTCTTTTAGGTGCTAAAACAAGAATCAGTCGCCGTTATGGTGTTGCGTTATTCGGACCAAGCAAAGCCTTGGAAAGAAAAAATTACCCACCGGGAATTCATGGTCCCAAAGGTAAAAGAAAAGGCTCAGAATATGGTGCCTTACTTGCAGAAAAACAAAAACTTCGTTATCAATACGGTTTGATGGAAGGACAATTTCGTCGCTTTTTCCAACAGGCTAAAAAAGTTCGTGGTGTTACAGGTGCTACATTCTTGCAATTATTAGAGCGTCGTATCGATAACGTTACTTTCCGTACAGGATTTGCTACTTCACGGCGTGGGGCAAGACAATTGGTGGTTCATGGTCATATCTTAGTTAATAGTGTTAAGGTCACCAGTCCTTCATACATTGTGAAGGCTGGCGATACAATCGAAGTTAAGAATAAGCCCGGTAGCCGCCAATTAGCTCAAAAGAATATTGACGTAGCTTCATTACAAGTAGCCCCAGAATGGATCTCTGTGGATAAAGAGAAATTTAAAGCAATTGTTAACCGGATCCCAACACGCGAAGATATTCAAGTTAATGTCAATGAGCAATTAGTTGTAGAGTTTTACTCACGCTAGTCATACTGATTTATAGAGGGTTTTTATCAAAAAATTATGCTGTAGGTCCTGTCTTTTAAAGCCCTGAGACAGGGTAACCCAGCAAAAGGAGTATAAGATATGCCAGTTCGTTTAGGTCGTTTTGAGATGCCGAAGCGTCTCGTTAAAGATGAAGAAAATCCTTCAGAAAATTATGCCAAGTTTGTCGCGGAGCCCTTTGAGGCTGGATATGGGCATACGATAGGAAACTCACTCAGACGTGTTCTCTTGTCTTCTCTGGAAGGAGCTTCAATTGTAAATGCAAAGATTGAAGGAGCTCAGCATGAGTTCTGTACAGTTCCCGGAGTGGTAGAGGATGTAGTCGAGATCATTATGAACCTTAAAAAAGTTCTATTTTTGATCCATGACCGTGAAACTAAGAAAGTAACGATTTCCGTAAATAAGGATGGAGAAGTGACTGCTGCGGACTTCCAATGCCCCTCTAATATCGAGGTCGTTAATCCTCACCAACATATTTGCACACTCGACCGTAAACAAAAATTTGAAGCAGAGTTTGAGGTTAGTGTCGGACGTGGGTACATGAGTGCGGATGAAAACAAATTTCCGGATATGGCGATTGGGGTTATTCCTGTAGATGCGCTTTTTTCACCCGTACGTAAAGTAAAGTACAGTGTTGAAAATTGCCGTGTCGGACAACGGACAGATTATGACAAGTTAATTGTGGAGGTGTGGACTGATGGACGTATTACACCTGAAGATGCTTTAACACAATCATCGGCAATTCTCAGACATCACTTGGATGTGTTTGTTGATTATAATAATACCGAAATTGAATTTGAAGAAGCGTCAGCTCCTGCATCTGAAGAAGAAAATAAACTCAAGAAGATACTCATGATGAGTGTTAACGAGATTGAACTCTCAGTGCGTGCTGCAAATTGCCTTAATAATGCCAATATTACAACTGTTGGCCAATTAGCCATGAAGTCTGAGGCTGAAATGCTCAAGTACCGTAACTTCGGTAAAAAATCCTTGAATGAAATCAAGGATAAACTCAAAGAGCTCCAATTAGGATTGGGAATGAAATTTGACAACTCTCTTGTTGAAGCGATTAATGCGGCGACAATGGGGCAACAACGATAAATTTAAGCAGGTAAAGTTATGAGACATCGCATAGGAACGGCCCGCTTGGGGCGTAAATCCAAGCATCGTGAAGCCATGCTGGCAAATATGATTGCCAGTTTGATCGAGCACGGTCGCATTAAAACAACACTCGCCAAGGCAAAAGCAGCAAAACCACTTGCTGAACGTCTAGTCACAATGGCTAAAAAGGGTACGCTCCATAGCCGACGTGTTGCTGTGAGCAGGCTTCAAGGAAAAGAAAAGATTGTAGCTAAGCTCTTCACAGAAGTAGCACCAAAACAAGCTGATCGTAAAGGTGGATATACCCGTATCATCAAAATAGGGCCGCGTAATAGTGATGCTTCAGAGATGGCCTTTCTTGAGTTTGTTGAGCCAGCAGGAGTTGCTGCTTCTGATATCGATCCTTTGAAGGAAATTGAGAAGAAATCTAAAACAGCTCCTAAATCAGACGACTCCAAGTAATTTACTTCAAACCGCTGTAATCTAGACGGGGTTATAGCGGTTTTTTCAAATTGCCCTGGATGACCATTAGTGTTAACTTACTATTAATGCCAGAGTAGCTCAGTCGGTAGAGCAGAGGACTCATAAGCCTTTGGTCGGGGGTTCAAATCCCTCCTCTGGTACCATATTTATACTGAACTCACCTGATAGTCTGTAGTCCATTCTGCATTAGAGCTTGATTTATCAGGATGATTTAATATTAATTGACTTCTACGGATGCGTAGCTCAGTCGGTAGAGCAGTTGACTCTTAATCAATTGGTCCCTGGTTCGAACCCAGGCGCATCCACCATTTTTTTTTAAACCCCTCTTAATAATCCTATTGATGAGGGGTTTTTCTTTTAGCAATAAAAAGGCCCCGTATATTACGGGGCCAAATCTATACTTAATTTTGTCTACCAAACGATTCAACCCTTCATTTAAATAGAGTTAATCGTATCTGATATTATTTTGCAGCCAATTTACGGGCAAGTGACACAGCAGAGCTTGCATTATCACTATAACCGTCAGCGCCTAT contains the following coding sequences:
- the rplQ gene encoding 50S ribosomal protein L17 — translated: MRHRIGTARLGRKSKHREAMLANMIASLIEHGRIKTTLAKAKAAKPLAERLVTMAKKGTLHSRRVAVSRLQGKEKIVAKLFTEVAPKQADRKGGYTRIIKIGPRNSDASEMAFLEFVEPAGVAASDIDPLKEIEKKSKTAPKSDDSK
- the secY gene encoding preprotein translocase subunit SecY, with the translated sequence MLSAFINSFKIPELRQRIFFTLGVIALVRFGAAIPAPGVDASILAHYFEQVNNQTSSSVVALFNIFSGGALEACAVFSLGIMPYISASIIIQLLTAVYPRLAKTAREEGGRAKITQYTRYLTLILCLFQGTLLAHGFANPKSNPFLPGIDATIQQYGPLVANPDFFFYFSCIMTLTAGTMLLMWFGEQITDKGIGQGISVIITIGILARLPAAITQSYHFFSDKFNPVIIAILLLFLFGVIAGIVAVTSAERKIPVQFAKRMVGRKLYGGQTTFMPLKVNYAGVMPIIFAQAILMFPQTFLMIPGLQKLPGFQELMGMLNPGTVLHVLLYGIMIFFFSYFWVSTQFNPTQIADDLKKNSGYIPGVRPGKPTADFLDFTMTRLTLAGAAFLTIIAILPEMVNYNLKVSFLVAQFFGGTSLLICVGVVLDTMRQVETFLLQRHYDGFLKKGRLRSRQS
- the rpsK gene encoding 30S ribosomal protein S11, translated to MELLENLSLDPNAPVEKPKIIRVKGAKNISTGVAHILATFNNTIVSFTDVSGNILSWSSAGKCGFKGSRKSTAYAAQVVAQEASKGAMSHGLKECEVWVKGPGSGRESAIRALQAIGLEITIIRDVTPVPHNGCRPRKKRRV
- the rpmJ gene encoding 50S ribosomal protein L36, producing MKVRPSVKRLCEHCKIVRRKNVVRVICKNPRHKQRQG
- the rplO gene encoding 50S ribosomal protein L15 — its product is MRLHTIKPRPGSKHRTKRLGCGESSGHGKTSGKGHKGQKARSGGSIRLGFEGGQMPLIRRIPKRGFNNAAFRLIYAPINVSSLEKFDAGTVVDLAVMISKGLAAGQFDGIKILGNGELTKKLIVKAHKFSASAKEKIEKAGGSIEIISGREIKPEA
- the rpsM gene encoding 30S ribosomal protein S13; the protein is MPRILGIDIPNEKRIEISLTYIYGIGLSRSQMILEEAGIDSNIRAKDLSDEQIGKVINAIKKNNFIVEGDLRRELQQNLKRLQAINCYRGIRHKRGLPVRGQRTKSNARSRKGPRKTVGVQRNPNAKAGKV
- the rpsD gene encoding 30S ribosomal protein S4 — protein: MGRLLGAKTRISRRYGVALFGPSKALERKNYPPGIHGPKGKRKGSEYGALLAEKQKLRYQYGLMEGQFRRFFQQAKKVRGVTGATFLQLLERRIDNVTFRTGFATSRRGARQLVVHGHILVNSVKVTSPSYIVKAGDTIEVKNKPGSRQLAQKNIDVASLQVAPEWISVDKEKFKAIVNRIPTREDIQVNVNEQLVVEFYSR
- the map gene encoding type I methionyl aminopeptidase, translated to MIPIKNEREVQFMKDSCKTAALIRDRLAQEVRPGVSTRELDDLARELIAKAGGKSPFYGYGTRKKFPGHICVSVNEEVVHGIGSDRRLQLGDIVKLDVGIILNGWIGDTAITVPVGMVTSEVNHLMHVTLQSLYIGIDQARAGNHVHDIGAAVDRYVSENKCAVVREFVGHGVGKRLHEEPQVPNFGKPKTGARLKPGMTLAIEPMVNLGTSEVKILSDGWTVVTADKKASAHFEHTVLITDGEPEILTWTERMALK
- a CDS encoding DNA-directed RNA polymerase subunit alpha, whose translation is MPVRLGRFEMPKRLVKDEENPSENYAKFVAEPFEAGYGHTIGNSLRRVLLSSLEGASIVNAKIEGAQHEFCTVPGVVEDVVEIIMNLKKVLFLIHDRETKKVTISVNKDGEVTAADFQCPSNIEVVNPHQHICTLDRKQKFEAEFEVSVGRGYMSADENKFPDMAIGVIPVDALFSPVRKVKYSVENCRVGQRTDYDKLIVEVWTDGRITPEDALTQSSAILRHHLDVFVDYNNTEIEFEEASAPASEEENKLKKILMMSVNEIELSVRAANCLNNANITTVGQLAMKSEAEMLKYRNFGKKSLNEIKDKLKELQLGLGMKFDNSLVEAINAATMGQQR